From one Longimicrobiaceae bacterium genomic stretch:
- a CDS encoding Fic family protein: MELRDALAEVDRLRAELDALRPLDAAQQKRVMDKFRLEWNYHSNAIEGNSLTFGETRAFLLHGLTAKGKPFKDYLDIQGHDRVIDVLLDVVHDREELTESMIREMHKVLLVEPYSMPAESPEGLPTSRRIEIGQYKTAANHVVTRTGQTHYFAEPVDTPARMANLIRWFRENRDNPDVHPVLLAALFHHQFVAIHPFDDGNGRLARILLNLILMRAGYPPVVFKLEKKAEYFLALEKADVGEEEDFVVFVAESLIDSLRMSLKAARGESIDELADFDKRLNLLTRTLQTRADPSLDVDDEWTKEMQLRVLPKILLVFRAVAERITHLNGIFASPPAAKITASSRDGAHSQTFDDPRLLSENVVRWAAERLLTALHMNHEGRLRKSVLASLSTRLRPDVFAPSVSVRFHPTSIAFRAKFPGLPPSIYPPMSYLEFSETNMSSEITKFLLADLVASVDKLASS, translated from the coding sequence ATGGAGCTTCGCGACGCGCTTGCGGAAGTGGACCGGCTCCGCGCGGAGCTGGATGCGCTGCGCCCGCTGGATGCCGCGCAGCAGAAGCGCGTGATGGACAAGTTTCGCCTGGAGTGGAACTACCACTCGAACGCGATCGAGGGGAACTCGCTCACGTTCGGTGAGACGCGCGCCTTCCTGCTCCACGGCCTGACCGCGAAGGGCAAGCCGTTCAAGGACTACCTGGACATCCAGGGGCATGACCGTGTGATCGACGTGCTCTTGGACGTGGTCCATGATCGCGAAGAGCTGACGGAGTCGATGATCCGCGAGATGCACAAGGTGCTTCTCGTGGAGCCGTACTCCATGCCTGCCGAGAGTCCCGAGGGACTGCCCACTTCGCGCAGAATCGAAATCGGGCAGTACAAGACCGCGGCCAACCACGTCGTCACCCGCACCGGCCAGACCCACTACTTCGCCGAACCGGTAGATACGCCTGCGCGGATGGCCAATCTCATCCGCTGGTTTCGGGAGAACCGCGACAATCCGGACGTCCACCCGGTCTTACTCGCCGCCTTGTTCCATCACCAATTCGTCGCCATCCATCCGTTCGACGACGGCAACGGCCGGCTGGCGCGCATTCTCCTGAACTTGATTTTGATGCGGGCGGGTTATCCACCTGTCGTGTTCAAGCTGGAAAAGAAGGCCGAATACTTCCTGGCTTTGGAGAAGGCAGATGTCGGTGAGGAAGAGGATTTCGTCGTATTCGTCGCGGAATCATTGATCGATTCGCTTCGGATGTCTCTGAAAGCCGCGCGCGGGGAGTCGATTGACGAACTCGCCGACTTCGATAAACGGTTGAACCTGCTTACCCGCACTCTTCAAACTCGAGCCGATCCCTCACTCGATGTTGATGATGAGTGGACGAAGGAAATGCAACTTCGTGTATTGCCGAAAATTCTGCTGGTATTCCGCGCAGTAGCAGAACGCATAACTCATCTGAATGGCATTTTTGCCTCTCCGCCTGCAGCGAAGATTACGGCATCGTCACGAGATGGCGCCCATAGTCAAACGTTTGATGATCCACGGCTGCTCAGTGAAAACGTTGTGCGCTGGGCGGCCGAGAGACTGTTAACAGCTCTTCATATGAATCATGAAGGGCGTCTCCGGAAAAGCGTTCTTGCGAGCTTATCAACCCGGTTGCGCCCGGATGTATTCGCCCCGAGCGTTTCCGTGCGATTTCACCCCACTTCTATCGCATTCAGGGCGAAATTTCCAGGTCTTCCACCCAGCATATATCCGCCGATGTCCTATCTGGAATTCAGCGAGACCAACATGTCATCGGAAATCACGAAGTTCCTTCTCGCAGATCTCGTCGCGTCGGTAGATAAGCTTGCTTCCAGTTAG
- a CDS encoding TIGR03885 family FMN-dependent LLM class oxidoreductase, producing the protein MKAAGLRIGYHCSHEQYAPGELLRLVKRADAAGFASAMCSDHFHPWSEAQGHSGFAWSWLGAALASTSLPFGVVTVPGGWRYSPAIIAQAAATLAEMFPGRFWIAPGSGEALNEHITGERWPCKPERNARLREGVDIIRALWAGETVTHHGLVTVEEAKLYTLPPEPPMIVGAALSPETAEWMGGWADGLITVVGERESMQQIVDAFRRGGGEGKPIHLQAQLSFAKTKEDALRGAWEQWKSVQFPSPVLADLRMPALFDAAGEYVRPEDIAKKVRISDSVDEHLEWLAGDAEMGFAEIDLHNIHRGEQERFIDVFGERVVPELMRG; encoded by the coding sequence ATGAAGGCTGCCGGGCTCCGCATCGGCTACCACTGCTCGCACGAGCAGTACGCGCCGGGCGAGCTGCTGCGGCTGGTGAAGCGGGCGGACGCGGCGGGCTTCGCGTCGGCCATGTGCAGCGACCACTTCCACCCGTGGAGCGAGGCGCAGGGCCACAGTGGCTTCGCGTGGTCGTGGCTGGGCGCGGCGCTGGCGTCCACCTCGCTGCCGTTCGGCGTGGTGACGGTGCCGGGGGGATGGCGCTACAGCCCGGCCATCATCGCGCAGGCGGCGGCGACGCTGGCGGAGATGTTCCCCGGCCGCTTCTGGATCGCGCCGGGCAGCGGCGAGGCGCTGAACGAGCACATCACGGGCGAACGCTGGCCGTGCAAGCCCGAGCGCAACGCCCGGCTGCGCGAAGGCGTGGACATCATCCGCGCGCTGTGGGCGGGTGAGACGGTGACGCACCACGGCCTCGTCACGGTCGAAGAGGCGAAGCTGTACACGCTGCCGCCGGAGCCGCCGATGATCGTGGGCGCGGCGCTCAGCCCGGAGACGGCGGAGTGGATGGGCGGCTGGGCGGACGGGCTCATCACCGTGGTGGGCGAGCGCGAGTCGATGCAGCAGATCGTGGACGCTTTCCGGCGCGGAGGCGGGGAGGGGAAGCCGATCCATCTCCAGGCGCAGCTCAGCTTCGCGAAGACGAAGGAAGATGCGCTGCGGGGCGCGTGGGAGCAGTGGAAGTCGGTGCAGTTCCCCAGCCCCGTGCTGGCGGACCTGCGCATGCCGGCGCTGTTCGACGCGGCGGGCGAGTACGTGCGGCCGGAGGACATCGCGAAGAAGGTGCGCATCTCCGACAGCGTGGACGAGCATCTGGAGTGGCTGGCGGGCGACGCGGAGATGGGGTTCGCGGAGATCGACCTGCACAACATCCACCGTGGCGAGCAGGAGCGGTTCATCGACGTCTTCGGCGAGCGCGTGGTCCCGGAGCTGATGCGTGGC
- a CDS encoding SDR family oxidoreductase, giving the protein MEERDPKQAEKPDTHEPEQSPPGVETEMREKPDHGEESYRGCGKLEGLAAIVTGGDSGIGRAVAIAFAREGADVAIGYESEKEDEDAAETKRWVEKAGRRCITHRFDVREPEQCRGLVRAATEAFGRLDVLVNNAAYQMETEGIEEITPEQLDRTFRTNIFGYIYMVQAALPHLKAGAAIINTGSVTALEGNPGLIDYASTKGAIHTFTKSLANGLADRGIRVNCVAPGPVWTPLIPATLSPEHVEKFGQDSVWKRPAQPVEIATSYVFLASADARYYTGEVLAPTGKGTSR; this is encoded by the coding sequence ATGGAGGAGCGCGATCCAAAGCAGGCGGAGAAGCCGGACACGCACGAGCCGGAGCAGTCGCCGCCGGGTGTGGAGACGGAGATGCGGGAGAAGCCCGACCACGGCGAGGAGAGCTACCGCGGCTGCGGCAAGCTGGAGGGGCTGGCCGCCATCGTAACGGGCGGCGACAGCGGCATCGGGCGGGCGGTGGCGATCGCGTTCGCGCGCGAGGGGGCCGACGTGGCGATCGGCTACGAGAGCGAGAAGGAAGATGAGGACGCGGCGGAGACGAAGCGCTGGGTGGAGAAGGCCGGCCGCCGCTGCATCACCCACCGCTTCGACGTGCGCGAGCCGGAGCAGTGCCGCGGGCTGGTGCGCGCCGCGACGGAGGCGTTCGGGCGGCTGGACGTGCTCGTGAACAACGCGGCGTACCAAATGGAGACGGAAGGGATCGAGGAGATCACGCCGGAGCAGCTGGACCGGACGTTCCGCACCAACATCTTCGGCTACATCTACATGGTGCAGGCCGCGCTGCCGCACCTCAAGGCGGGCGCGGCCATCATCAACACCGGCTCGGTCACGGCGCTGGAGGGCAACCCTGGGCTGATCGACTACGCGTCCACGAAGGGCGCCATCCACACTTTCACCAAGTCGCTCGCCAATGGGCTGGCGGACCGCGGCATCCGCGTGAACTGCGTGGCGCCGGGCCCGGTGTGGACGCCGCTCATTCCAGCCACCCTGTCGCCCGAGCACGTAGAGAAGTTCGGGCAGGACTCGGTGTGGAAGCGGCCCGCGCAGCCGGTGGAGATCGCCACGTCGTACGTCTTCCTGGCCAGCGCGGACGCGCGCTACTACACGGGCGAGGTGCTGGCGCCCACGGGCAAGGGCACCAGCCGATGA